One Thalassoglobus sp. JC818 genomic region harbors:
- a CDS encoding GDSL-type esterase/lipase family protein, whose translation MGTKCCTTTIFTIALILFGYRATEAQVDTSRSYSFGDSLTDNEFAYLFFPPELNLNPAIYGADPFEGMFQKAAGQNDILMNFAAAGATSAQVLEVVKGYVAARKADAIPPATLISLEAGGNDFLTTENIFALSSAAPGENVSVDQIVDDIRKNLMSALQMLRKSDKPQFVLWTVPDVTLIPYVLAFGLSELQTANLRGHIMRLNQFIRAQGNRADIAIHDLASVLLAVSLYPPTVGGIQLDPTPDFGEANDIFADPFHPTAVSNALLANDMIEGLNKNFGDDIPYYTESELADLTD comes from the coding sequence ATGGGCACAAAGTGCTGTACTACTACGATTTTCACAATCGCGTTGATTCTGTTCGGATATCGGGCCACCGAAGCGCAAGTTGACACTTCCCGTTCCTATTCATTTGGCGACAGCTTGACTGATAACGAATTCGCGTACTTATTCTTTCCACCGGAACTCAACCTGAATCCAGCGATCTATGGTGCTGATCCATTCGAGGGGATGTTTCAGAAGGCAGCTGGTCAAAACGACATTCTCATGAACTTTGCAGCCGCTGGAGCCACCTCAGCTCAGGTCTTGGAGGTCGTGAAGGGATACGTCGCTGCAAGGAAAGCTGACGCAATCCCCCCTGCGACACTCATCAGTCTTGAAGCGGGAGGGAATGACTTCCTGACAACTGAAAACATCTTTGCCCTCTCGAGCGCTGCTCCAGGCGAAAATGTATCTGTCGACCAAATTGTTGATGATATCAGGAAGAATCTGATGTCAGCTTTACAGATGCTACGCAAGTCTGACAAACCGCAGTTCGTGCTATGGACCGTTCCTGATGTGACGCTCATACCTTATGTCCTTGCCTTCGGACTATCTGAGCTGCAGACAGCCAACTTGCGTGGTCACATCATGCGTTTGAATCAATTCATTCGTGCCCAGGGAAATCGCGCGGACATTGCGATCCACGACCTTGCATCTGTGTTGCTGGCCGTTTCACTTTACCCTCCGACTGTCGGTGGCATCCAACTTGATCCCACTCCTGATTTTGGTGAAGCGAACGACATCTTCGCTGATCCATTTCACCCAACTGCCGTGAGCAATGCTCTACTGGCGAACGACATGATCGAAGGTTTAAACAAGAACTTCGGTGACGACATTCCATATTACACCGAGTCCGAGCTTGCGGA